One genomic segment of Tubulanus polymorphus chromosome 4, tnTubPoly1.2, whole genome shotgun sequence includes these proteins:
- the LOC141904400 gene encoding thyrotropin-releasing hormone-degrading ectoenzyme-like, which translates to MVASDNGEEKETYRRALTCSQDQDTLTRYLKYSLDTNIIDSQYAYDVIRHVAWRSRLGRELAWTFFVDNFDTIKERDADGFLMLIIVDSITENMRSQDEVDKLQKFFDDNKQDIGDDAHLFDTAFNKAYSNKIWVDKNLGELRDWLQNNSAD; encoded by the exons ATGGTAGCTTCGGACAATGGagaggaaaaagaaacatacagaCGTGCCTTAACATGTAGCCAGGATCAAGATACTCTAACCAG ATATTTGAAGTACTCGTTAGATACAAATATAATCGATTCTCAATATgcgtatgacgtcatcagacACGTCGCTTGGAGAAGCAGGTTAGGACGTGAACTGGCGTGGACGTTTTTTGTTGACAATTTTGACACTATCAAAGAAAG AGATGCCGATggttttttaatgttaataaTCGTAGATTCAATAACAGAGAATATGCGATCACAAGATGAAGTTGATAAG CTGCAAAAGTTTTTCGATGATAACAAGCAGGATATCGGTGATGACGCGCACCTCTTCGACACAGCTTTCAACAAAGCGTATAGTAACAAAATTTGGGTAGATAAAAACCTCGGTGAACTGCGCGATTGGCTGCAGAATAACAGTGCAGATTAA